A genomic segment from Tuwongella immobilis encodes:
- a CDS encoding FAD-binding oxidoreductase produces MATVDAPTATLIDRLRAIVGSANLLSSPADLMVYECDGFTIEKNKPDVVVFPRSTDEIVAIVKLCNELDVPFLARGAGTSLAGGCLAVGGGVMIGLSKMKRILEVNTRDRYAVVEPGVVNLWLTNTLKPHGYHYAPDPSSQGACTIGGNAATNSGGPHTLKYGVTVNHVIGLELVMPDGNVVTVGGPSEDSPGFDLTGVIVGSEGTFGIVSKVWVRITKNPEAYRTLLGVFETVDDATNCISEIIGAGIIPAALEMLDGLILEAVEAAFKFGFPLDAGAVLIMEVDGLNAGLDEEAAKIEAIALRNKARSVKRANSEAERLLLWKCRKQAFGAVGRLAPSYCTQDGVVPRTKLPQMLAEILRISRHYQIRIANVFHAGDGNIHPILLFDERDPDQVRRVLDASNEILDFCIQLGGSVTGEHGIGVEKIDFMAKLFTPEDLAQMIRLRSAFNPENRCSPHKMFPTAGGCAESHQHQNHSHAVERTRPSRRASL; encoded by the coding sequence ATGGCGACCGTAGACGCTCCTACCGCAACACTGATCGACCGGCTTCGCGCCATCGTCGGATCGGCCAACCTGCTCAGTTCGCCCGCCGATCTGATGGTCTACGAGTGCGACGGCTTCACCATCGAGAAGAACAAACCGGACGTGGTGGTCTTCCCGCGTTCAACGGACGAAATCGTTGCCATCGTCAAACTCTGCAACGAACTGGACGTGCCGTTCCTGGCACGCGGTGCGGGGACATCGTTGGCGGGTGGGTGTCTGGCGGTGGGTGGCGGCGTGATGATCGGCCTGTCCAAAATGAAGCGCATTTTGGAGGTCAACACCCGCGATCGCTACGCCGTTGTCGAACCCGGCGTGGTCAATTTGTGGCTGACCAACACGCTCAAGCCGCACGGCTACCACTACGCCCCCGACCCGTCGAGCCAGGGAGCATGCACCATCGGCGGCAACGCGGCGACCAATTCCGGCGGACCGCACACGCTCAAATATGGCGTCACCGTTAATCACGTCATCGGCCTGGAATTGGTCATGCCGGATGGCAATGTGGTCACTGTCGGCGGCCCCAGCGAGGACTCGCCCGGATTCGACCTGACTGGGGTGATTGTCGGCAGCGAAGGGACGTTCGGCATCGTCTCCAAAGTTTGGGTGCGCATCACCAAGAACCCTGAAGCGTATCGCACGCTTTTGGGTGTGTTTGAAACCGTCGATGATGCCACCAACTGCATCAGCGAAATCATCGGCGCGGGCATCATTCCCGCCGCGCTTGAGATGCTCGACGGACTGATTCTCGAAGCGGTGGAAGCGGCATTCAAGTTTGGCTTCCCGTTGGATGCGGGTGCGGTGCTCATCATGGAAGTCGATGGGCTGAATGCCGGTCTTGATGAAGAAGCTGCCAAAATTGAAGCGATTGCGCTGCGAAACAAAGCCCGATCCGTGAAACGGGCCAACAGCGAAGCCGAGCGATTGCTGCTGTGGAAATGCCGCAAACAAGCGTTTGGCGCAGTCGGTCGATTGGCTCCCAGTTATTGCACGCAAGATGGGGTGGTGCCGCGAACGAAGTTGCCGCAAATGCTGGCGGAAATTCTCCGGATCAGTCGGCATTATCAGATCCGCATTGCCAACGTCTTCCACGCCGGCGATGGCAATATCCACCCGATTTTGCTATTCGATGAGCGCGACCCGGATCAAGTTCGCCGAGTGCTAGATGCCAGCAACGAAATTCTCGATTTCTGCATTCAACTGGGCGGCAGCGTCACGGGTGAGCATGGCATCGGCGTCGAGAAAATCGACTTCATGGCGAAACTGTTCACGCCGGAAGACCTCGCGCAGATGATTCGCTTGCGCTCAGCATTCAACCCGGAAAATCGCTGTAGCCCGCACAAGATGTTCCCCACCGCCGGGGGATGTGCGGAGTCGCATCAGCATCAGAATCATTCGCATGCAGTCGAACGGACTCGTCCGAGTCGTCGCGCATCGCTGTAA
- a CDS encoding Gfo/Idh/MocA family protein yields MAITKDTIGVGFIGAGDISILHARAVVKCPGANLVGLWNRSQERAVQRADEFGCKNYPTPEALVADPDIDVVFVLTNLESHLEYTLLALNAGKHVLVEKPVGCSVAEIQQMKDLADSKGLVVLPGHNYIYEASMMRTRELVHTGELGKIVSAYVMYNIHHPEHVAARYPGVVRQILTHHSYILLYLVGKPVELCAMKATLHYNEIPQEDIAMVQMRLENGALAHFCASFAADDHAADPWTVMVKVIGTAGSTRYSYRDHVEIKPGLVHSQTYSAYQGSVMNEVRYFLLDCLRHGEKPLSTLDDAITAQKMIEAAVKSIAESTVVRM; encoded by the coding sequence ATGGCGATCACCAAAGACACCATCGGTGTTGGGTTCATTGGGGCCGGCGATATTTCGATTCTGCACGCCCGCGCGGTAGTGAAATGTCCGGGTGCCAATTTGGTGGGGCTGTGGAATCGTTCGCAAGAACGAGCGGTTCAGCGAGCAGACGAATTCGGCTGCAAAAACTACCCCACCCCGGAAGCGCTGGTGGCCGATCCGGATATCGATGTCGTGTTCGTCCTGACGAATCTGGAATCGCACCTCGAATACACGCTGCTGGCACTGAACGCGGGCAAGCATGTGCTGGTAGAAAAGCCGGTCGGCTGCTCGGTCGCTGAAATCCAGCAGATGAAAGACCTTGCGGATTCCAAGGGATTGGTCGTGCTGCCGGGGCACAACTACATTTACGAAGCCTCGATGATGCGGACTCGGGAACTCGTCCACACGGGCGAATTGGGCAAGATCGTCTCCGCCTATGTGATGTACAACATCCATCACCCCGAACATGTTGCGGCCCGCTACCCCGGTGTGGTGCGGCAGATTCTCACCCATCACTCGTACATTCTGCTGTACCTGGTCGGCAAGCCGGTCGAACTCTGCGCCATGAAGGCGACGCTGCACTACAACGAAATTCCGCAAGAAGATATTGCGATGGTGCAAATGCGCTTGGAAAACGGCGCACTCGCCCACTTCTGTGCCAGCTTTGCCGCAGACGATCATGCCGCCGATCCCTGGACCGTCATGGTGAAGGTCATCGGCACCGCTGGCAGCACGCGGTACAGCTATCGCGATCATGTCGAAATCAAGCCGGGCCTTGTCCACTCGCAGACGTACTCCGCCTATCAAGGCTCGGTGATGAACGAGGTGCGTTACTTCCTGCTCGATTGTTTGCGTCATGGTGAAAAGCCGCTCTCGACGCTGGATGATGCGATCACCGCACAAAAGATGATCGAAGCCGCTGTAAAATCGATCGCCGAATCCACCGTGGTTCGCATGTAA
- a CDS encoding alpha/beta hydrolase: MNLRRLVLGIIGVGLFAPTMLRAEEPIPLWPKDVPNETKPVGPEKIDPLKNPRIGSIQLLTNVDRPTLKLFRPEKPNGTAVIIAPGGGYRILAWDLEGEEVAKWLNSIGVTAFVLKYRVPRRPDEPEGTLPLRPLQDAQRAIRVVRSKAAAFGLKENRIGILGFSAGGNLAARAATNFEQSSYPAIDALDEQSARPDFAVLIYPAYLLNPEKTAVRKELPISAKTPPMFFAHAMDDPIESEGSVMLHLALRKAKVGSELHVYSTGGHGFGLRSTDSQSMHWPKQCTDWMRAAGWLPEVVK; the protein is encoded by the coding sequence ATGAACTTGCGTCGATTGGTGCTTGGAATCATCGGTGTGGGGCTGTTCGCGCCCACGATGCTGCGTGCCGAGGAGCCGATCCCACTATGGCCCAAGGACGTGCCGAACGAGACCAAACCCGTGGGGCCGGAAAAGATCGACCCGCTGAAGAATCCGCGAATCGGCTCGATTCAACTGCTCACGAATGTCGATCGGCCCACACTGAAACTGTTCCGCCCCGAGAAACCAAACGGAACCGCCGTCATCATCGCACCCGGCGGGGGCTATCGGATTCTCGCTTGGGATTTGGAAGGGGAAGAGGTGGCGAAGTGGCTCAATTCGATCGGTGTGACCGCGTTTGTGCTGAAATATCGGGTACCGCGCCGACCCGATGAACCGGAAGGTACCCTGCCGCTGCGACCGCTTCAGGATGCGCAACGGGCCATCCGGGTGGTGCGCTCCAAGGCCGCCGCGTTCGGTCTGAAGGAAAATCGAATCGGGATTTTGGGCTTTTCCGCCGGTGGGAACCTGGCAGCGCGGGCGGCAACGAATTTCGAGCAATCGAGCTATCCGGCGATCGATGCCCTCGACGAGCAAAGCGCGCGGCCCGATTTCGCCGTGCTCATCTATCCCGCCTACCTGTTGAATCCGGAGAAAACCGCCGTTCGCAAGGAACTGCCAATTTCCGCCAAGACGCCGCCGATGTTCTTTGCCCACGCCATGGATGACCCGATCGAATCCGAAGGCAGTGTGATGCTGCATTTGGCGTTACGTAAAGCCAAGGTGGGCAGCGAGTTGCACGTTTATTCCACCGGCGGTCACGGATTCGGGCTGCGATCGACCGATTCACAATCGATGCACTGGCCGAAACAATGCACCGATTGGATGCGGGCCGCGGGTTGGCTCCCCGAGGTGGTGAAATAA
- a CDS encoding MEKHLA domain-containing protein: MVAEDSSNPPTHSEVVAYTQLLLDSYEHWLKVPLVDRSGSAQEQAHRLFHAPFVAVSHRLSDDPILCYGNQTALNLWQMDFATFTQTPSRFTAEPMHRDERQRLLEATQRDGHIRNYQGIRIASTGRRFRIENVIVWNVLDTHGAVIGQAATFAEWVFLD; this comes from the coding sequence ATGGTCGCCGAAGATTCCTCGAATCCCCCGACTCATTCGGAAGTTGTCGCGTACACCCAACTGCTCCTGGACTCGTATGAGCATTGGCTCAAGGTTCCACTTGTGGATCGAAGTGGCAGTGCCCAGGAGCAGGCGCACCGGTTGTTTCACGCCCCATTTGTGGCGGTATCGCATCGCTTATCGGATGATCCGATTCTTTGCTATGGCAATCAGACGGCGTTGAATCTGTGGCAGATGGATTTTGCGACGTTCACGCAGACCCCGTCACGGTTTACCGCCGAGCCAATGCACCGCGATGAGCGGCAACGATTGCTCGAAGCCACCCAACGCGATGGGCATATTCGCAACTATCAAGGAATTCGAATTGCCAGCACGGGGCGGCGATTTCGGATCGAAAACGTGATTGTTTGGAATGTGCTGGACACCCACGGGGCGGTGATCGGCCAAGCTGCCACCTTTGCCGAGTGGGTGTTTCTCGACTAA
- a CDS encoding MarR family winged helix-turn-helix transcriptional regulator, with the protein MLEYLGDRDMRMMRELAEFLVLAVNSVTNIIDNLEKRSLVRRTRSDEDRRVVLVELTETGKTIYNRLAVHKQDFLQKLLSSLEPSEHSSFMLSFTRMVETGRAVLGLKAPTVTPPAAEGATA; encoded by the coding sequence GTGCTCGAATATCTCGGCGATCGAGATATGCGGATGATGCGAGAATTAGCCGAATTTCTCGTGCTCGCCGTGAACTCGGTCACCAACATTATCGACAACCTCGAAAAACGGTCGCTGGTTCGACGAACGCGCTCGGATGAGGATCGTCGTGTCGTGCTGGTTGAGCTAACCGAAACTGGCAAAACAATTTACAATCGTCTTGCGGTCCATAAACAGGACTTTTTGCAAAAGTTGCTGAGTTCTTTGGAGCCGAGCGAGCATTCCTCGTTTATGCTATCTTTCACTCGGATGGTTGAAACGGGACGCGCGGTGTTAGGCCTCAAGGCTCCGACGGTTACCCCCCCAGCCGCGGAGGGAGCCACCGCTTAA
- a CDS encoding YkgJ family cysteine cluster protein, whose translation MAMPVRSLPVLQNWDCHNCTDCCREYRVTVTPEEQAKITAQGWLQRPEFQNIPLFVREGGRFSRKKRLNHRADGACIFLKPEGGCRIHSEFGSDAKPLACRIFPFVFVPTGDHWRLSLRYACPSAAANQGRALNTHLPDLRGYANALEIQEGIAGRQLLPPMPRGQSMPWEDVLIIGRALRSIVESTRFPLETRLRQLAAMTQLGRKLRFEKITGQRLRELMELLRNELDASIITAPEEVVPPTWIGRLLFRQQLAIYARKDTGTNRGLSRRGRLALLQAAWRFAQGTGTVPPLHGLIPNIRFEEVDQSSTELPEAVHEQFSRFYAVKLESLQCCGPTNFHYTLWDGVDSLLMTFPTIVWLSRCLHQLPIEEQWLQALRMVDDNFGFNPLLGSGRQKWALRTLASWDEIAPLIAWQARRNRPDSPQSALANHTH comes from the coding sequence ATGGCTATGCCGGTGCGATCGCTCCCAGTTTTGCAAAATTGGGACTGCCATAACTGCACCGATTGCTGTCGAGAATACCGGGTCACGGTCACGCCCGAAGAGCAGGCGAAAATCACCGCACAAGGATGGTTGCAGCGACCAGAATTCCAGAATATCCCGCTGTTTGTTCGGGAAGGCGGCCGATTTTCCCGAAAGAAACGGCTCAACCATCGGGCCGATGGAGCCTGCATCTTCCTGAAGCCCGAAGGTGGGTGCCGAATTCACTCCGAATTTGGCAGCGATGCCAAACCGTTGGCCTGTCGAATCTTTCCCTTCGTGTTCGTTCCGACCGGCGATCATTGGCGGTTGAGTCTTCGCTATGCGTGTCCCAGTGCGGCTGCAAACCAGGGACGTGCGCTCAACACCCATCTCCCCGACCTTCGCGGTTATGCCAATGCGCTTGAAATCCAAGAGGGGATTGCAGGGCGACAGCTTCTTCCACCGATGCCGCGCGGCCAATCGATGCCATGGGAGGATGTCCTTATCATCGGTCGCGCGTTGCGTTCCATCGTGGAATCGACCCGATTCCCACTGGAAACTCGTCTGCGACAGTTGGCCGCGATGACGCAATTGGGCCGAAAACTCCGATTCGAGAAAATCACCGGCCAACGGTTGCGGGAGTTGATGGAATTGCTTCGCAACGAGCTCGATGCCAGCATCATCACCGCTCCGGAGGAAGTTGTTCCGCCAACGTGGATCGGCCGATTGTTGTTTCGTCAACAATTGGCAATCTACGCTCGGAAAGATACCGGCACCAATCGCGGGTTGTCTCGCCGTGGACGATTGGCGTTACTCCAAGCGGCGTGGCGATTCGCACAGGGAACCGGAACCGTCCCACCGCTTCACGGATTGATCCCCAACATTCGGTTCGAGGAGGTCGATCAGTCCTCGACCGAGCTCCCCGAGGCCGTCCACGAACAATTCTCACGCTTCTACGCCGTGAAATTGGAGTCGTTGCAATGCTGCGGCCCAACCAACTTCCACTACACCTTGTGGGATGGAGTCGATTCGCTGCTGATGACGTTTCCGACGATCGTGTGGTTGTCGCGGTGTCTCCACCAACTGCCAATCGAGGAGCAATGGCTCCAGGCGTTGCGGATGGTGGATGATAATTTCGGTTTCAATCCGTTGTTGGGTTCGGGACGACAGAAATGGGCGTTGCGCACGCTGGCATCATGGGACGAAATCGCCCCATTGATCGCGTGGCAAGCTCGTCGCAATCGCCCCGATTCGCCGCAATCAGCACTTGCGAATCACACCCACTAA
- the lexA gene encoding transcriptional repressor LexA: MADTSNLTERQRKIFEFIREKISMRGYGPTIREIGSGFDIKSPNGVMCHLKALEKKGLIKREGRSARAISIDDVRPNSVSHMEPAHSPTTLPLLGLVAAGPTIEAVAQDDTLDLAEMFCADGHFALRVRGQSMIENHIDDGDIVIIRKQNTANNGDRVVAMVDREVTLKRFVRKKDHIRLEPANGSMAPIIVEPDRDIQILGVLVGVIRKC, from the coding sequence ATGGCTGACACATCGAATTTGACCGAACGCCAGAGAAAAATTTTCGAGTTTATCCGTGAGAAAATCTCGATGCGCGGTTATGGCCCCACCATTCGAGAAATCGGATCGGGCTTCGACATCAAATCGCCCAACGGCGTGATGTGCCACCTCAAAGCCTTGGAGAAAAAGGGACTGATCAAACGGGAAGGTCGTTCGGCTCGGGCCATCTCGATCGATGATGTGCGCCCAAACTCCGTTTCGCACATGGAACCCGCCCATTCCCCCACAACATTACCGCTCTTGGGTCTCGTGGCAGCAGGTCCAACCATTGAAGCGGTCGCCCAAGACGACACGCTCGACCTCGCCGAAATGTTCTGTGCCGATGGGCATTTTGCGCTGCGGGTCCGCGGACAATCGATGATCGAAAATCACATCGATGATGGTGATATCGTTATCATCCGCAAGCAAAACACCGCCAACAATGGCGATCGCGTGGTGGCAATGGTCGATCGCGAGGTCACCCTCAAGCGGTTTGTCCGCAAGAAGGACCATATTCGGCTGGAACCCGCGAACGGTTCGATGGCCCCGATCATCGTTGAACCGGATCGAGACATCCAAATCCTGGGTGTCTTAGTGGGTGTGATTCGCAAGTGCTGA
- the trpD gene encoding anthranilate phosphoribosyltransferase yields MSDAVSSTPSMWFRACYPVLMERLELPDSLLEPAVEALIAGEFIPLEAAAFLTALRLKGETVQELATTARVLRKHMQRLKLPSSAVIDTCGTGGDGSHTFNISTAVSIVVAAAGVPVVKHGNRSVSSRSGSADVLRALGVPIEAGVSWSQRCLTELGYAFCYAPHFHPGMANIASVRRHLGVRTVFNLVGPLANPAEAPYQLMGVGRLELLDTLAGAMAYFRPKRAALVAALDGLDEVSLSAPTRVRWIEGGMIRKMEWTAADFGLPESSLESIRVDSPEVSAMIIQAILDGAEGPATDVTLANASAALWVAGKVGQLSDGVGMAQEAIRSGKANALLQRLTRSAQ; encoded by the coding sequence GTGAGTGACGCAGTTTCCTCGACCCCGTCGATGTGGTTTCGGGCCTGTTATCCCGTGCTGATGGAGCGGCTGGAGCTTCCGGATTCGCTTCTGGAGCCGGCGGTTGAAGCCCTCATTGCCGGCGAATTTATTCCGCTGGAGGCCGCGGCGTTTCTGACCGCGTTGCGTCTGAAGGGCGAGACGGTTCAGGAATTGGCGACCACTGCTCGAGTGCTGCGCAAGCATATGCAGCGACTCAAACTTCCAAGCAGTGCGGTGATCGATACTTGCGGCACCGGCGGCGATGGGTCGCACACCTTCAATATCAGCACCGCCGTTTCGATTGTCGTCGCCGCGGCGGGCGTGCCGGTGGTCAAGCATGGGAACCGATCGGTTTCCAGTCGGTCCGGGAGTGCGGATGTGCTTCGGGCGCTGGGGGTGCCGATCGAAGCTGGGGTTAGTTGGTCGCAACGCTGTTTGACCGAACTGGGATATGCGTTCTGTTACGCGCCGCATTTTCATCCCGGCATGGCCAACATTGCGAGTGTCCGCAGACACTTAGGTGTCCGAACCGTGTTTAATCTGGTGGGACCGCTGGCGAACCCGGCAGAGGCGCCATACCAACTCATGGGGGTGGGCCGATTGGAGTTGCTCGACACCCTGGCGGGGGCGATGGCGTACTTCCGGCCAAAGCGGGCCGCGCTGGTGGCCGCGCTCGATGGACTCGACGAAGTCAGCCTGTCAGCACCGACTCGGGTGCGGTGGATCGAAGGCGGGATGATTCGGAAAATGGAGTGGACGGCTGCTGATTTTGGCCTGCCCGAAAGTTCGCTCGAATCGATTCGTGTCGATTCGCCTGAAGTGAGTGCCATGATTATCCAAGCGATTTTGGATGGTGCGGAAGGGCCAGCAACGGATGTCACCTTAGCGAATGCGTCGGCTGCGCTGTGGGTGGCCGGGAAGGTGGGGCAGTTGTCTGATGGTGTCGGCATGGCCCAAGAGGCGATCCGGAGCGGCAAGGCCAACGCTTTGCTGCAACGGTTGACACGCTCGGCACAATAA
- a CDS encoding nucleoside hydrolase, which translates to MPQKLVIIADPGIDAAFAIALAMHDPDLDLVGLLPTAGYVSAQQATLNCHILVNHLDPRKWPRVGTALPVQYDVKPDDLHGPGGLGGIEYPCAIPHQQVPSDRLLTELVRIDPHELTIVVMGPCTVLATALDREPDLLRRVERVVVLGGSYREPGNVSPVAEFHFACDPLAAQQVVQSSGQVQVIPLDQMRKLVFSPTDLLELPSPESRTSQFLRSMMPYAIRASSNLYGIEGFHLSAVLGVAAIADPGAIQFREVNMDVETRGLLTRGMSVIDERPGGEAQPNVLMANQIDQSRIKNYIRRILSAAT; encoded by the coding sequence ATGCCGCAAAAATTGGTCATCATCGCCGATCCCGGGATTGATGCGGCGTTCGCCATTGCGTTGGCGATGCACGATCCCGATCTCGATTTGGTGGGATTGCTGCCGACAGCCGGGTATGTGTCGGCCCAACAAGCGACGTTGAATTGTCATATTCTCGTGAATCATTTGGATCCACGAAAGTGGCCGCGCGTCGGTACCGCTCTGCCGGTGCAATACGATGTCAAGCCAGATGATCTGCATGGGCCAGGTGGACTGGGGGGGATCGAGTATCCCTGTGCGATTCCGCACCAGCAAGTACCCTCCGATCGATTATTGACCGAACTGGTCCGAATCGACCCACACGAACTCACCATCGTGGTCATGGGGCCATGCACCGTTCTGGCCACCGCCTTGGACCGCGAACCCGATCTGTTGCGACGCGTGGAACGGGTAGTGGTGTTGGGCGGAAGTTACCGCGAACCTGGAAATGTCTCGCCAGTGGCGGAATTTCATTTCGCCTGCGATCCACTGGCCGCGCAGCAGGTGGTGCAAAGTTCCGGGCAGGTGCAGGTGATTCCGCTGGATCAGATGCGGAAGCTTGTATTTTCGCCCACGGATTTGCTCGAACTGCCATCGCCCGAATCCCGCACGAGCCAATTTTTGCGATCGATGATGCCATACGCCATTCGGGCAAGCTCGAATCTGTACGGCATCGAAGGATTCCATCTCAGTGCCGTGCTTGGGGTTGCGGCGATTGCCGATCCAGGGGCGATTCAGTTCCGCGAAGTGAATATGGATGTTGAGACGCGAGGGTTGCTGACTCGTGGCATGAGTGTGATCGACGAGCGACCCGGCGGAGAGGCCCAACCGAATGTGCTGATGGCGAACCAAATCGACCAAAGCCGAATCAAAAATTACATCCGTCGGATTTTATCGGCGGCAACTTGA
- a CDS encoding MFS transporter — protein sequence MASDSTPSVPPAAPLTVTQWLIVVIAAIGFLFDIYELLMLPLVLPQALLEFGIKPGSPEFTFWRSAMFYIPALVGGVFGLIGGYLTDKYGRRTILMVSILLYAVSAFLAGFSTSLWMLLFFRTTTFIGVCLEFVAAVAWLAELFPNPKQREAVLGWTQAFSSLGGLLVAIVNSYLIDQYGAKDAWRYTLMSGLIPAIPLIVIRPFLPESPVWKARKEANTLKRPSFGELFGPQYRKNTIIATLMMAAAYGVAFGAIQSITQIVPALPDVRAEVKDLPEAEARKTSQLVASEYTKIQEIGGMVGRGFLAIFSVFVLSRRGLIRIFAFPGLIVVPLVFYFFLTIPNTHFFDINLKAIYLGVFPITTVSLGCFLAGMFTVAQFSFWGNYLPQLFPTHLRGTGQSFAANVGGRMIGTSFAAISTVLASSLTVSTPGVPPPVASAAGLAMASACVAGFLYLVVVVLTFVMPEPESQELPD from the coding sequence GTGGCCAGTGATTCAACTCCGTCTGTACCGCCCGCTGCACCGCTTACGGTGACCCAATGGCTGATTGTCGTGATCGCCGCAATTGGCTTTCTGTTCGACATTTACGAACTATTGATGCTCCCGTTGGTGCTGCCGCAGGCGCTATTGGAGTTCGGGATCAAGCCTGGCTCGCCGGAATTCACCTTCTGGCGATCGGCCATGTTTTACATCCCGGCATTGGTCGGCGGTGTGTTTGGATTGATCGGCGGATATTTGACCGATAAATACGGTCGTCGTACCATTCTGATGGTGAGTATTCTGCTCTACGCAGTGTCGGCCTTTCTCGCTGGCTTCTCGACCTCGTTGTGGATGCTGCTGTTCTTCCGCACGACGACCTTCATTGGCGTTTGCCTGGAATTCGTCGCCGCCGTCGCGTGGTTGGCCGAGTTGTTCCCCAATCCCAAGCAGCGCGAAGCAGTCCTCGGTTGGACGCAAGCCTTCAGTTCGCTGGGTGGGTTGCTGGTCGCCATTGTGAATAGTTACCTCATCGATCAATATGGTGCCAAAGATGCGTGGCGATACACGCTGATGTCGGGGTTGATTCCCGCGATTCCGCTGATCGTCATTCGACCGTTCCTGCCGGAATCGCCGGTATGGAAGGCTCGCAAAGAAGCGAATACGCTCAAACGACCGAGCTTCGGCGAGTTGTTCGGCCCGCAGTATCGCAAGAATACCATCATCGCAACGCTCATGATGGCCGCCGCTTACGGCGTGGCGTTCGGCGCGATCCAATCGATCACGCAGATCGTGCCCGCTTTGCCCGATGTTCGTGCGGAAGTCAAAGATCTCCCCGAAGCGGAAGCCCGCAAAACCTCGCAACTGGTGGCATCAGAATACACCAAGATTCAAGAAATCGGTGGGATGGTTGGCCGAGGATTCCTGGCAATCTTCAGTGTCTTCGTCCTCAGCCGTCGCGGGCTGATTCGCATCTTTGCGTTCCCGGGGTTGATCGTCGTGCCGCTGGTGTTCTACTTCTTCCTGACAATCCCGAATACGCATTTCTTCGATATTAATTTGAAGGCGATCTATTTGGGTGTCTTCCCGATCACGACGGTTTCGCTGGGATGCTTCCTGGCCGGGATGTTCACCGTCGCGCAGTTCAGCTTCTGGGGCAATTACTTGCCGCAGTTGTTCCCGACGCACTTGCGGGGGACGGGTCAGAGCTTTGCGGCGAATGTGGGTGGGCGGATGATTGGCACCTCGTTCGCGGCGATTTCGACGGTCCTCGCCAGTTCGCTGACGGTGAGCACGCCGGGAGTGCCGCCGCCTGTCGCGTCTGCGGCGGGCTTGGCCATGGCTTCCGCATGTGTCGCGGGATTCCTTTACTTGGTGGTGGTGGTACTCACGTTTGTGATGCCCGAGCCTGAATCGCAGGAGTTGCCGGATTGA
- a CDS encoding acyl-CoA thioesterase — protein sequence MSEPFRITRRVEFGETDQAGIVHFSNFFRYMESAETAFLRSRGLSVSWKSATGERFGFPRVSASCDYVVPARFEDLLTIEVEIERIGSKSVTYRFGFFRDGQKLATGKITSVFCRKSGDDQIESLDLTDEIRKQLAGSIGE from the coding sequence TTGAGCGAACCGTTTCGCATCACCCGCCGGGTCGAGTTCGGTGAAACCGACCAGGCGGGGATCGTTCACTTTTCGAATTTCTTCCGGTATATGGAATCCGCGGAGACGGCATTTTTGCGGTCCCGCGGTCTTTCCGTTTCCTGGAAGTCCGCCACTGGCGAACGCTTCGGCTTCCCAAGAGTGTCCGCAAGTTGCGATTACGTTGTCCCGGCCCGATTTGAGGATCTGCTCACGATCGAGGTTGAAATTGAACGAATCGGTTCCAAATCGGTGACGTACCGATTCGGATTCTTTCGCGATGGGCAGAAACTCGCAACCGGGAAGATCACCAGCGTCTTCTGTCGCAAATCGGGCGACGATCAGATCGAGTCACTCGACCTCACCGATGAGATTCGCAAGCAATTGGCGGGTTCAATCGGGGAATGA